In a single window of the Ficedula albicollis isolate OC2 chromosome 13, FicAlb1.5, whole genome shotgun sequence genome:
- the RUFY1 gene encoding RUN and FYVE domain-containing protein 1 isoform X3, producing the protein MSSLPYTVSHHGGACQPHEHDEAQHQNPHPVSPEPGPDPGLRLPTTAAVLRGAGALPQARAQRTAVGRGRAWLYLALMQKKLADYLKVLLDHKHLLSEFYEPDALMMEEEGAVIVGLLVGLNVIDANLCLKGEDLDSQVGVIDFSLYLKETQDSDGKQDGGITAVLDQKHYVEELNRHLSCTVADLQNKIDCLEKTNSKLQEELAAATDRIGSLQEEQQQLKQQNELIRERSEKSVEVTKEDTKVELDTYKQSRQGLDEMYSDVWKQLKEEKKIRLELEKELELQIGMKTEMEIAMKLLEKDTHEKQDTLVALRQQLEEVKAINLQMFHKSQNAECSLQQKTEAISSFEGKTNEMMSSMKRMEERLQQAEKARQAAEDRCNKMKQELAERLDSCRQQMAQLDSKCSTLEKELKSEKEQRQTLQKELHQEKDATTLLKTELQQMEGLKKELRKLQDEKQQLKKVREEQEQALQEMGLHLSQSKLKMEDIKEVNKALKGHTWLKDDEATHCKQCKKEFSISRRKHHCRNCGDIFCNTCSSNELALPSYPKPVRVCDNCHTLLLQQCSSNSS; encoded by the exons GTACACGGTGTCACACCATGGAGGAGCGTGCCAACCTCATGAACATGATGAAGCTCAGCATCAAAATCCTCATCCAGTCAGCCCTGAGCCTGGGCCGGACCCTGGACTCCGACTTCCCACCACTGCAGCAGTTCTTCGTGGTGCTGGAGCACTGCCTCAAGCACGGGCTCAAAG gactgctgtgggcagagggagggctTGGCTCTATCTAGCACTCATGCAAAAGAAACTGGCAGATTATCTCAAAGTACTTCTGGACCATAAGCATCTGTTAAG TGAATTTTATGAACCTGATGCATTGAtgatggaggaggaaggagcagttATTGTGGGTCTGCTGGTTGGACTGAATGTTATTGATGCAAACCTCTGCTTGAAAGGAGAAGACTTGGATTCCCAG GTTGGAGTGATTGATTTTTCCTTGTACCTTAAGGAAACACAGGACAGTGATGGCAAACA AGATGGAGGGATTACAGCTGTTCTTGACCAGAAGCATTATGTGGAAGAACTGAACCGACATCTAAG TTGCACAGTTGCAGATCTCCAGAACAAAATAGACTGTTTAGAAAAGACCAATTCAAAACTCCAGGAAGAG CTTGCAGCAGCTACTGACAGAATTGGATCCCttcaggaagagcagcagcagctaaaaCAACAGAATGAATTAATTCGTGAGCGGAGTGAAAAAAGTGTAGAG GTAACAAAAGAAGATACAAAAGTAGAATTGGATACTTACAAGCAGTCCCGCCAGGGTCTTGATGAAATGTACAGTGATGTTTGGAAGCagttgaaagaagaaaaaaaaatcaggctg GAACTAGAGAAAGAGTTGGAGCTACAAATtggaatgaaaacagaaatggaaattgcCATGAAACTTCTGGAAAAAGATACTCATGAAAAACAGGACACTTTAGTTGCCCTTCGCCAACAGTTAGAAGAAGTGAAGGCCATTAACTTGCAGATGTTTCACAAATCTCAG AATGCAGAGTGTTCATtacaacagaaaacagaagcaatatcctcttttgaaggaaaaacaaatgagatGATGTCCTCTATGAAACGAATGGAGGAGAG gctgcagcaggcagagaaggccaggcaggcagcagaggatCGGTGCAATAAGAtgaagcaggagctggctgagaGGCTCGACTCATGTCGGCAGCAGATGGCCCAGCTGGACAGCAAATG ctcaACTCTGGAAAAGGAGTTAAAATCTGAAAAGGAACAGAGACAAACTTTGCAAAAAGAACTGCACCAAGAGAAGGATGCAACTACTCTGCTTAAAACAGAATTGCAACAGATGGAGGGACTGAAAAAG GAACTGAGAAAACTGCAagatgagaagcagcagctgaagaaggTCCGTGAGGAGCAGGAACAAGCTCTTCAAGAAATGGGACTTCATCTCAGCCA atcaaAGCTGAAGATGGAAGATATTAAAGAAGTAAATAAAGCACTAAAG GGTCATACATGGCTGAAGGATGATGAAGCAACCCACTGCAAACAATGTAAAAAGGAATTCTCCATCTCAAGAAGGAAG CACCACTGCAGGAACTGCGGGGACATCTTCTGCAACACTTGTTCCAGTAACGAACTCGCGCTGCCATCATACCCAAAACCCGTCCGTGTCTGTGATAATTGTCACACATTACTGCTCCAGCAGTGCTCCTCTAACTCCTCCTAA
- the RUFY1 gene encoding RUN and FYVE domain-containing protein 1 isoform X2, protein MEERANLMNMMKLSIKILIQSALSLGRTLDSDFPPLQQFFVVLEHCLKHGLKVKKTFIGQNKSFFGPLELVEKLCPEASDIATSVKNLPELKTAVGRGRAWLYLALMQKKLADYLKVLLDHKHLLSEFYEPDALMMEEEGAVIVGLLVGLNVIDANLCLKGEDLDSQVGVIDFSLYLKETQDSDGKQDGGITAVLDQKHYVEELNRHLSCTVADLQNKIDCLEKTNSKLQEELAAATDRIGSLQEEQQQLKQQNELIRERSEKSVEVTKEDTKVELDTYKQSRQGLDEMYSDVWKQLKEEKKIRLELEKELELQIGMKTEMEIAMKLLEKDTHEKQDTLVALRQQLEEVKAINLQMFHKSQNAECSLQQKTEAISSFEGKTNEMMSSMKRMEERLQQAEKARQAAEDRCNKMKQELAERLDSCRQQMAQLDSKCSTLEKELKSEKEQRQTLQKELHQEKDATTLLKTELQQMEGLKKELRKLQDEKQQLKKVREEQEQALQEMGLHLSQSKLKMEDIKEVNKALKGHTWLKDDEATHCKQCKKEFSISRRKHHCRNCGDIFCNTCSSNELALPSYPKPVRVCDNCHTLLLQQCSSNSS, encoded by the exons ATGGAGGAGCGTGCCAACCTCATGAACATGATGAAGCTCAGCATCAAAATCCTCATCCAGTCAGCCCTGAGCCTGGGCCGGACCCTGGACTCCGACTTCCCACCACTGCAGCAGTTCTTCGTGGTGCTGGAGCACTGCCTCAAGCACGGGCTCAAAG TGAAGAAGACTTTTATTGGACAAAACAAATCGTTTTTTGGTCCTTTGGAATTAGTGGAAAAACTTTGTCCCGAAGCATCAGATATAGCAACTAGTGTTAAAAATCTGCCAGAGTTGAA gactgctgtgggcagagggagggctTGGCTCTATCTAGCACTCATGCAAAAGAAACTGGCAGATTATCTCAAAGTACTTCTGGACCATAAGCATCTGTTAAG TGAATTTTATGAACCTGATGCATTGAtgatggaggaggaaggagcagttATTGTGGGTCTGCTGGTTGGACTGAATGTTATTGATGCAAACCTCTGCTTGAAAGGAGAAGACTTGGATTCCCAG GTTGGAGTGATTGATTTTTCCTTGTACCTTAAGGAAACACAGGACAGTGATGGCAAACA AGATGGAGGGATTACAGCTGTTCTTGACCAGAAGCATTATGTGGAAGAACTGAACCGACATCTAAG TTGCACAGTTGCAGATCTCCAGAACAAAATAGACTGTTTAGAAAAGACCAATTCAAAACTCCAGGAAGAG CTTGCAGCAGCTACTGACAGAATTGGATCCCttcaggaagagcagcagcagctaaaaCAACAGAATGAATTAATTCGTGAGCGGAGTGAAAAAAGTGTAGAG GTAACAAAAGAAGATACAAAAGTAGAATTGGATACTTACAAGCAGTCCCGCCAGGGTCTTGATGAAATGTACAGTGATGTTTGGAAGCagttgaaagaagaaaaaaaaatcaggctg GAACTAGAGAAAGAGTTGGAGCTACAAATtggaatgaaaacagaaatggaaattgcCATGAAACTTCTGGAAAAAGATACTCATGAAAAACAGGACACTTTAGTTGCCCTTCGCCAACAGTTAGAAGAAGTGAAGGCCATTAACTTGCAGATGTTTCACAAATCTCAG AATGCAGAGTGTTCATtacaacagaaaacagaagcaatatcctcttttgaaggaaaaacaaatgagatGATGTCCTCTATGAAACGAATGGAGGAGAG gctgcagcaggcagagaaggccaggcaggcagcagaggatCGGTGCAATAAGAtgaagcaggagctggctgagaGGCTCGACTCATGTCGGCAGCAGATGGCCCAGCTGGACAGCAAATG ctcaACTCTGGAAAAGGAGTTAAAATCTGAAAAGGAACAGAGACAAACTTTGCAAAAAGAACTGCACCAAGAGAAGGATGCAACTACTCTGCTTAAAACAGAATTGCAACAGATGGAGGGACTGAAAAAG GAACTGAGAAAACTGCAagatgagaagcagcagctgaagaaggTCCGTGAGGAGCAGGAACAAGCTCTTCAAGAAATGGGACTTCATCTCAGCCA atcaaAGCTGAAGATGGAAGATATTAAAGAAGTAAATAAAGCACTAAAG GGTCATACATGGCTGAAGGATGATGAAGCAACCCACTGCAAACAATGTAAAAAGGAATTCTCCATCTCAAGAAGGAAG CACCACTGCAGGAACTGCGGGGACATCTTCTGCAACACTTGTTCCAGTAACGAACTCGCGCTGCCATCATACCCAAAACCCGTCCGTGTCTGTGATAATTGTCACACATTACTGCTCCAGCAGTGCTCCTCTAACTCCTCCTAA